Genomic segment of Panicum virgatum strain AP13 chromosome 9N, P.virgatum_v5, whole genome shotgun sequence:
CGCGACCACCTCTCCAAATCTACAGATCGTACGACGCAGAATCTTTTCTCCTTTGTAACACTTTTCCTTGACACTCATGTGGCCATGTCCTAATactgggtccgcccctgggaGCAGCCGAGTATGAGTAGGAGCAGTAGGAGCGGGATCGGACTCGCTCCAACACGCATCCTGCTACCACTATATAAATCTAGTTTGTAGTAGTGCAAGCATGTCTCCGCTATTTTGTTGGCTTGGCTTGGGTTGGGTTGTGGCCACGGTCCCTCTGTTCAGACATCCGACTTCCTAATGGGAGCAGCCGAGTACGACACACTAACTCATTCTAGAGTCAGTTAGTTTTTTCAATTTCTAGTTATTTAGTGTATAAGGTTCTTTCGACGGCAGAGTCGATTTCTtacttccgggtggcagagcctaccaacagatgaagctggcttccggaaGGTAGAGCATTTCTATGATGAAATTCAGATCCTTTTTTTATCCCGAGTGGCAGAGCCACCCTACAATAGATCACAACTTATAAACTAAGTACTTAAAAACTAGGAGATTAACACTtacaaaatatttattttataactTTTATTACAACACAATAGTATTACACAAGACTACACAACACATCCTCTCTTTGTGACTATGCTAGCACTCACCCTACTCATCTACCATACAATTAGATAGATGGCATGGTAAGGAGGGAGTCCTCTATTTATAGTCCAAGGCGACACGTGCCCCTTTTAGAGAATTCCTAAATATTACAagattttctaatttatttattactaattctagagTACTACATGAAAATATCTTCTTATTGCTTTGTGGAGAATACTCAAAAAGGTTGCCTTGTATTCTTGCAACATTAAACATGTTTGATAATTATCGGGAAACATTATAGACTAAAACAATAGTTTATTTGTACATCTAAAATTAATTTGATTACTATATGTTTGCACTCCATAATATCTATTGGCTCAAAAAAGATACTTCTTCTGGCGTTTCTTGACGCAAAATCATTAAGACAGTATTGAGATCAATAGTGTCTGCTATAGCCTTCTTGATatttgtaacacccctgtgttaattgtgCTCGCTAAACCCgtgtttaatcgctaatcatggcttaagcgcgtcattagcgttaaccgaGTTCGCGTGTTAAACATCATTTTAGCCGTGTTCGACTAcgtttttctccttgatccgagcctcaaatcaactttcgcccaaaacgaaagttgtagatcttcttttgctctacaacttttattttggccaaatttcaagttcctatatcgAATTTTGAGTTTTGGGCGGTCAAACGCGAGTCAATTTTGGTCAAAAATCGTTCACTGTGCTCTCCTGTGCTCGGCACTGTGACGCCCCGGCGCCCATACCGCGACCGGCGACGCCACACGTCGGCCATCGCGGCGAACGCCATCTCGCCTCGAAGCTTCGCCGCTCTCCTCGACGTCCGCGTTCTGGTTCATTcgctccccttcttcttcctgctcGAGCTCGAGACGAGCCAAACcaagcagagccgccgccgctcgctacGCCAGCCATCTCCTCGCTGCCCTGCTCGAATCCTTCGCGTGAGAGCCTCCCTCGCCTCGCCCTTTGCCTTCTCCACTCGTTCCCGAGCTCGGCCGCGCCCAAACCCGGCCGGAATCAGGCCCGcagaccgccggccgccattgccgctcACCGGAGCTCCGCCCTCTCCGTCGATCCCACTCCTCCGACCACTCTCCGACCAAATCGAACCCGCGGTGAGCTCGTACATGACCCCCTCTTCCTTCCCTACCCTTTCCCCGCGCgaatccgccgccaccgccgccggttcgctgtcgcgccgccgcgcgggctcTGCGCGCCGCACGCGCACACCGCGGGGCCGCCCTGCGCGGGGCCCCATGCCCCTGCCATTcaccccgggcccgcctgcccATCCTGGCCGTGGGCCCGTGCCGCAGCGCCGTCGgccggcccccgccggcggggaacgcggcggcgccccctctGCCccgtgtgcgccgccgccaggccgtGCGCGCCCCTATGCCCTGCCTCCACGCGCGCCCTActcggccgccggccacccctGTCTTCCCCGGCCGCCCTGGCCGCAGCTCGAccaagccgcgccgccggccggccatcgccggcgaggggagcgccgccgcgaaccGCCTGGCCGCGCGCCAGCAGTGGCGCGGgcaaaaacaggggagggggggaATTGggggctgggccggcgcccactgacatgtggggcccggctgtcagcccccccccTAATGTTTTCTTTATTGTTTATTTCTGGTGATATTTCATAAATTCATAGAAATTcttagaaaaatcctaaaaatgcaaaaccagtTGCAATAGCTTCATAATTTCATATTCTACCTGCTAGACTCTTGTAATGGGTAGTTCACACCCTTTTGCTAGGTGGTTTTTCTTAGGCTTGTTTAATCGCTGCTGAGGTTTAGAACACTTATTATCTACCTTAGAGTTGAGCTTGATTTGAGCAAGGGCAACTCCAGTCTTCTTTGatggagacacttcaggctaaaaggaaTTAGCAACCGAAACCCCATCTCAGCACTACATCATTCCTTTGAACCATAGTTTTGGGATGCTGTTTATCGGTCATGCCTATGCTTCTATTTGCGTGTGTTGCATTTCAttgcatcatttcatgagtctcatgcatggcatattttattcgtatagacgctgaaaccgaagtcgcctacgagctgattgccgagCCGGTCTAGGAGCCTTCCGCAGGAGAACCGCAGCCAGGAGAAGTCGTTGATCAAGCTCCCGAAGAAATCACTAACCtactgacctgcaaggcaagccccggagcataacccctactttcagtattcaatgttattatttaagtattgtgcattaagttttctaggatttgaatgaaaccctagtatacatgtctctccctaggtacctatgagtctctactagtgTATAGGTCGTTAGTGTTGCAATGCTTAatcaggattcggtagaagtcgagtgattcgtgtcactcgcgagatataggtccttGTTACTTATGAAAGGGTTGCTAGAGAATGAATCAttgggaaagaaaggaaaaatggagaacgggcggagatgaatttggttatggatatggaaggtatggaaagtgagtctccgcctatgtcgattgaggaccgtaccattgttggcactactgatcgaggattgaacagtactaaccacatgccggaagtaggaggtactcgaaaccggtaagctgtgtaccgctttacaacgatactttgaatccctacctgctacgctgggcgtgggagttggcgggtgttggatggatgccaccttcgggttctctgggagttcaccgtgaggggcccaacacctgggttttagcaggcgcgattcagatgtcgtggtaacgatggaaacagttgatgcgtgtggcccgacggggtttacatgtgtcgtgttggttaggtctaccttgcaaggttaaatcgaatcgattcgccgtgactcgcggatatgagaacattgatctctctgtcacatcgtagtaaatgatggaattAGAAATGGAAAGTTGAGAATATGAGGTATGGCTGCGgtactctgaaaagataatgtgatcaaccatgcgtgctctagatgtttaggcaaaCTTAGTCAGTATTTGTataataaacttgagctaaaatactgaaagtaaggatccactattagtagctttttagcaaaataactccagagccaaacagctttgcatgtctaggagtcggctaagtatataccatagtcgggtaagacttgctgagtattagtatactcagggttgttgttgtaacccctttTAGCAGGTTGTGtctccgctgacttcgaggaggtctgtgcgtcttGGATTGGACAATCATTTCTTCCTGGGTGGACTGTTgagtgggttccgtcttctcCGTAAAGGTCGGGCAGGtcggcatcacatcggtgggcaggatgtggagctcaccttttatcgtcgtttGCATCTACCGTATTGTATTTGGAAACCCGTTTAAAACTTCCGCTATATGTTTAAAAACACTGTATTTGATATATCGAACTTATCTGTAAAACtcagtgttgtaaattaatttggtttTGTTGTATGCTTGTGTCacatgtgctcgtcttcgtacgagtctactagtgcaattgtgatcctggagtgtgctcgtcttcgtacgagtctactagtgcaattgtgatcctggagtacagtagtttaatcgggacttacccgacagcctgtcagattacactgttttaagtgcacagtaactctattaagtattaagatgatggttagtgcacttaagccggtttaatttagacggtgctgctacaataTTCCACATTGCAAAGCCATTTAATCTTTTTTTGACATATCCAAACGAACAATTTCAACGAAATCTCAAAGAGTTGTTCAACAACTTCAGTcatgagaatttttttttaagcTAGAGCTACAGTCACAGGTACAATTAAGAGGATTCGATAAGCAACCAAAATATTTGGACAATAATCTGCAGTCATAACAACTTCAGAATCTCAAGTGCTGACATCAAAAAATTTAGCAAAGTTACTTGCAGCACCTTTAATATTTAACTTTTGACGTCTTAGACTGCGATCACATAGATCAGCTGGTCAGAAACCGTATTGTATGTACATAAATATACAGGAGCTTGAGCCCCCTCTTGGGCTTTCGGCCGTCGCACATGGTAGCCTACCCTTGCATTGGGCATTGGCTTGGGTTGGGTTGGCCACCACCGGCCCGCCGGTGGCCGGGTCCCTCTGTTCCGACCGATGCGGATTTACTGAATCTAGTGCTATGTGCCCATAGGGAATCGACGGTCGGGAGATGCAACAGACTTTAGGATTGGTGCGACTAAACACAACAGGTTTTAGGTAATGGAACATGTAACAATAGGCAAATCGCGGTTATGGGTGCTTCGCCCCCACCCCGACCTGGCccggccgcctccaccaccgccagaACCCTAAAGCCGCCCTCCTGCCACCCACCGCCTGGCCGGCATGCCTACCCCGAGCCCCTTCTCTTTTAAACCCACAAGAGTTGGGGAAGACGCGGCCGCTCCGCGGCCGCGGACATCTCCGCTCACTGTTGCCTGGATGCCCGCTGCCACCTCGACTCCCTGGTAAACGGCGGGAGTAACTATGACTCTCTTAAGATAGCCAAATGCCTCGTCATCTAATTAGTGACGCGCATGAATGGATTAACGAGATTTCCACTATCTCTGTCTACTATCCAGTGAAACCACAGCCAAGAAAACGGGCTTGACGGAATCAGCGGGCAGCGGCTCCGCTCACCGCCGCCTCGACCTCCGTCTGCGAGCGGGGCtccggccgtcgccgcctcgacgcccgccgccgccatccccgcTCTAACTGTAACAGAGCAATTAGCTAACCTTAACCTGTGGTGCGCCAAGATTCGGAAATCCAATCCAACGGTGATTCGAATGGGTGGGTACGAGGCGCTAGGTTGAGCAGAATGTTTACGCTGTTCCGACTTCCGAGTAGGAgctgttcccaaaaaaaaaaaaagacttccGAGTAGGAGCAGAGCAGCCGAGTACGAGTAGGAGGGTAGGATCGGAGTCCCTCCAACGCGCACCCTAtcactatatatatgtgttcatCCTTCCCGTCTACGTCCTCGCAACGATCACCGGCCcaaatcatcatcatctccgcaCGCCGGGCAGCTAGGCACCAGCAGAGAGATCCGGCGGCTAGCACGCGCACCGCTCGCCGCCCGATCACCGTGCACGCCGGCCAGCATGGTGATGAGGAGCCACCAGAtcgtcgccgtcgcgccgccgccgcgcgtgccgGTGCCCCCGCCGCGCTCGTTCCTCCGCACGGTCGGCGCCGGCCTCCGGGAGACGCTCTTCCCGGACGAGCCGTGGCGCGCCGTGGCGCGCGAGCCCGCGGGCcgggcgcgcgcgctcgccgcgctccgctACGCGCTCCCCTGCCTCGAGTGGCTGCCGTCCTACTCGCTCGCCGACCTCCGGGCCGACGTCGTCTCCGGCCTCACCGTCGCCAGCCTCGCCGTCCCGCAGGGCATCAGCTACGCCAGGCTCGCCGGACTGGACCCCGTCATCGGCCTCTGTAAGTACTACTAGCTCGCTAGTGTCCCGATCAAGATCTAGTACTTGTAATCGATCGTGCGAGTGTCTGACTGGCCCTTTTGCTGCAGACTCGAGCTTCGTGCCGGCGCTGGTGTACACGGTGCTGGGGAGCTCGCGGGACCTGGCGGTGGGCACCATGGCCGTCGGCTCGCTGCTCTTCGCCTCCACGctggggccggcggcgccgcccgcctcggAGCCGGCGCTGTACGCGCGCCTCGCCTTCACGGCCACCTTCTTCGCGGGCGCCTTCCAGGCCGCGCTGGGCCTGCTCCGCCTCGGCttcctcgtcgacttcctctcGCACGCCGCCATCGTCGGCTTCATGGGCGGCTGCGCCACCGTCGTCTGCCTCGGCCAGCTCAGGGGGTTCCTCGGCCTCCCGCACTTCACCCACCACACCGGCCTCCCCGCCATCCTGGCCTCCGTCTTCTCCCAGACGGGCCAGTGGCACTGGCAACCCTTTGTTCTTGGAtgctgcctcttcctcttcctgcaaATCACTCGATACTTGGGCAAGAGGCGGCCCAAGTTGTTCTGGgtatcggcggcggcgccgttggTCTCGGTCATCCTCTCCACCGTTCTGGTCTACCTCATCCATGGGGAGAAGCACGGAATTCAATCGGTAAGCTCACTCATCGACTAGATCATAGTGCGTGATTTGTTTCACGAGATTCACTGTATGACTAAACTTGGCAACCTCAACTGATGATGTGTAGATCGGCTCCATCAAGAAGGGCATAAACCCGTCCTCCATCCACAGCCTGCTCTTCTCGTCGCCGCACACGTGGCTCGCCGCCAAGACCGGGATCATCACCGGCATCATCTCCCTCGCTGTAAGCACGTCGTCGATCGCCTTCTTGTCTATCTATCTGCCGCTTGGTTCAATTCGTGTACAAGATAACTAATGATCTGATGCATGGTTTGCGCCGTGCAGGAAGGGTCCGCGGTGGCGAGGAGCTTCGCCATGGCCAAGAACTACCACGTCGACGGGAACAAGGAGATGATCGCCTTCGGGGCGATGAACATGGCGGGGTCCTGCGCCTCCTGCTACCTCACGGCGGGGCCCTTCTCGCGCTCGGCGGTCAACCGCGACGCCGGCTGCCGGACGGCCGCGTCCAACGCCGTCATGGCGCTGGCCGTGCTGGCCACGCTCCTCTTCCTCACGCCGCTCTTCCGCCACACGCCGCAGGTGGCGCTCTCGGCCATCATCGCCTCCGCCATGCTGGGCGTCGTCGACCtccgcgccgcggcgcgcctCGCGCGCGTGGACAAGGTCGACTTCTGCGTCTGCCTCGGCACCTTCCTGGGCGTCGTCTTCGCCAGCGTCGACAtcggcctcgtcgtcgccgtcgcggtgcTGGTCCTCCGGATCCTGCTCTCCGTCGCGCGGCCGCGGACGATGGCCCTGGGGAGGGTGCCGGGCACCACGGTGTACCGGAGGATGGACCAGTACGCCACGGCCCGGGGCACGCCTGGGGTGCTCGTGCTCCGCATCGACTCGCCCATCTACTTCGCCAACGCGAGCTACCTGCGGGAGAGGATCGCGCGGTGggtcgacgacgaggaggacaggatcagggccgccggcgaggagagcCTGCGGTGCGTCGTCCTGGACATGGGAGCCGTCACGAGCATCGACTCGTGCGGGACCAAGATGGTGGAGGATCTCAAGAAGAGCCTCGACAAGAGACGCCTGCAGATGGCGCTGGCGAACCCCGGGAGCGAGATCATGAGGAAGCTGGACAAATCCGAGGTGCTCCAGCTCGTCGGCGACGAGTGGATCTTCCTCACGGTGGCCGAGGCCTGCGACTACGCGCAGAGCAACTGCAAGTTTGGAACCGTGTCTCCTGATGAGatggtctgaactctgaagctcTGAACACCAGCTTGGCTGGCCAAGTTGATCACTGAAAGTACGGCCACAAGGCCCTTTTTTGGTAGAGCCAGAGTTCAATACTGTATACTTCTGCTAAGAGCAGCTTTTAACTTCTAATGCTAATCTGAAATCATGAATTTGGAGGTGAAAAACTACATTGGTGCGACAAAATTTTCATATCTGCCGTGTACAGTTGCAAAGAGCAGTAACCTTATCTGAAACTTCAGTACTAGGCACCAAACAGCAGCACAAGGTACAGCACCATAACCACTGCATACTTGTGAACAAAAGTAGTACCGAAAATAAATGttttcacacacacacacacacacacacaatatGATGCCTTTTATATCACAGGAGATTAACAGAAACAGAAATAACCGATTTTACTTCATTACTTGAAACAGGAGATTGCCTAACTTCTGCAGAATCTGAAGGAAATTGGGATAGGGGTTGGATATCAAATGCACTACCGCTGCAGTCTGAGCCTGCAAGGAAAATGCACTGCATTGGCCATCAATATGAAGCATGTATAAATAGAAATAAAATGCCTTGATGGCTTGATATATATCACATTGATATCTAAGGCTTAACATATTGAGCTAGCTAAAATGGCCTCATTTAGACAGGAAACcaaaaaaaataatacacaAGTTTCTTCTGAATGCTAAGATTCTAACTCAATTACAGATGGGATCCTAGCAACATCACTTGCTCTTCCAGAGCAGTGACACTCTGCCAGCCTTTTAGAGGAGCCAGCATCTCAATTTCGTTTTATTTCTTCTGCCGCGAGAACAAAAAAGGTTAGGGCTCAGTTCTTGGTTTAGGACGCACGCAGCCGCAGAATGGGgccctcttctttttcttcttctgcccGCCACTACGGTCCTTCCTTCCATACAAATAATCCCTAAGAAGCACACGGGTGCGCTTGTCAGAGACCTTGAGCCTTCGGTACTCATGCTCTTCCTCAAGTTTGAGCAGGACGTACTGTATCTTCTGAAGCTCGAGTTCCAATCTTGCCACATTTTCCGACCCTTTCAGCACCTGCTCGGAGATTTTCCTCCTGCTGGAGTACCCTTCTCGCTCAGTGTTCATATTATCTGACAAAGCAGCATAATTCTCAGCCTTCCTAGTCAATTTGTTGTTGAAATTGATCTGTTCCAAGACATATTCCTCCGTTTCATGAAGCTGAGTGCTCACACTACTGTACTCGGAATTCATTGGGGATTTGCCCTTTGCTGG
This window contains:
- the LOC120688939 gene encoding sulfate transporter 3.2-like translates to MVMRSHQIVAVAPPPRVPVPPPRSFLRTVGAGLRETLFPDEPWRAVAREPAGRARALAALRYALPCLEWLPSYSLADLRADVVSGLTVASLAVPQGISYARLAGLDPVIGLYSSFVPALVYTVLGSSRDLAVGTMAVGSLLFASTLGPAAPPASEPALYARLAFTATFFAGAFQAALGLLRLGFLVDFLSHAAIVGFMGGCATVVCLGQLRGFLGLPHFTHHTGLPAILASVFSQTGQWHWQPFVLGCCLFLFLQITRYLGKRRPKLFWVSAAAPLVSVILSTVLVYLIHGEKHGIQSIGSIKKGINPSSIHSLLFSSPHTWLAAKTGIITGIISLAEGSAVARSFAMAKNYHVDGNKEMIAFGAMNMAGSCASCYLTAGPFSRSAVNRDAGCRTAASNAVMALAVLATLLFLTPLFRHTPQVALSAIIASAMLGVVDLRAAARLARVDKVDFCVCLGTFLGVVFASVDIGLVVAVAVLVLRILLSVARPRTMALGRVPGTTVYRRMDQYATARGTPGVLVLRIDSPIYFANASYLRERIARWVDDEEDRIRAAGEESLRCVVLDMGAVTSIDSCGTKMVEDLKKSLDKRRLQMALANPGSEIMRKLDKSEVLQLVGDEWIFLTVAEACDYAQSNCKFGTVSPDEMV